Proteins encoded by one window of Lathyrus oleraceus cultivar Zhongwan6 chromosome 1, CAAS_Psat_ZW6_1.0, whole genome shotgun sequence:
- the LOC127137906 gene encoding protein RGF1 INDUCIBLE TRANSCRIPTION FACTOR 1 codes for MMMGSSSIYSSSSSRGGGEMDIDMNMNMMNMKPAWLERLMDETFFGDCGVHKNRRKNEKNIFCLHCCLSICPHCLSSHTSHPLLQVRRYVYHNVIRLDDLEKLIDCSNIQPYTINSAKVIFLNQRPQSRSCKVTANVCFTCDRILQDPFHFCSLSCKVEYMVYEGENLSNILHRFDESDFAISQFEGLRVDGSEVIDEDNNQIGPSSSNYSIINEDQATSNNRFLPLPLPAIVLSLGSRRKGAPQRAPLS; via the exons atgatgatgGGTAGTAGTAGTatatattcatcatcatcatcaagagGTGGTGGAGAGATGGACATAgacatgaacatgaacatgatgaataTGAAACCTGCATGGCTAGAGAGGTTGATGGATGAAACATTCTTTGGAGATTGTGGGGTCCACAAAAATCGAAGGAAGAACGAGAAGAACATTTTTTGCTTACACTGTTGTCTTAGCATCTGCCCCCACTGCTTATCTTCTCATACCTCTCATCCTCTTCTCCAG GTGAGAAGGTATGTTTACCACAATGTAATTCGATTGGATGATCTGGAAAAGCTCATAGATTGTTCCAATATTCAG CCCTATACTATTAACAGTGCGAAAGTGATATTTTTAAACCAGAGGCCACAATCAAGGTCATGCAAAGTTACAGCCAATGTTTGCTTCACTTGTGACAGAATTCTTCAGGATCCATTCCATTTCTGTTCTCTCTCATGCAAG GTAGAATACATGGTGTATGAGGGTGAAAATTTGTCGAACATTTTACATCGATTTGATGAATCTGACTTTGCAATATCGCAATTCGAGGGACTAAGAGTGGATGGATCTGAGGTAATTGATGAAGATAACAATCAGATTGGGCCAAGTTCTTCAAATTACTCCATCATCAATGAAGATCAGGCCACCAGCAACAATAGATTCCTCCCTCTCCCTCTCCCTGCCATTGTCCTCTCTCTTGGTAGCAGAAGAAAAGGTGCTCCTCAAAGGGCCCCACTCTCCTAa